Genomic segment of Triticum aestivum cultivar Chinese Spring chromosome 6A, IWGSC CS RefSeq v2.1, whole genome shotgun sequence:
CTGGTCCAATAGAGCCCCTTTGTGGGACCTCAAGTCAGCACCAAGGTTGGCGCCCCAACCCCGCATAAACTGGCAGGTGATCTTAGAGCAATGATGACAAACATCTGTGGCACAGACTAGCCGCGTGGGTTATTTGACGCCTGCACCCAATGGTCCTGAACCATCTCGACGAACCCCAGCTGCAGTAACCATGATGGTTCTAAATGGAAGCGCCTAGATCTCGGTGGAGACCCTTCCCCTGACACAAATAACAGGGGAACATGGTCGGAGCCAATCTGAGTGACCGCCCGTAGTGAACACAGTGGGAACATAATCTCCCACTGAACAACAACGAGGACCCGATCCAGCACACTTCGGATAGGGTCCACCTGTTTATTGGTGCATGTGAACCTAGCCCCTACCCGGGCTATCTCAAGTAAGGCCATCTCAGCTATGGAGTCGTTGAACATGCGCATACGCTACCAGTCGATGTTCGGCGAGCTTTTGTCAGCTTCATGCCTGATAAGGTTGAAGTCACCCGCCACCACCACTGGGGTCGTGCAGCATTCAACCTTATCATGCATCTCGGCCAAGAATACCGCCGATTGCCCGTGATCAACCGGGCCATAGACAATTATCACCTCCCAAGTGAGGTTCACCCGTCAGTCGGTGATGGACATACTAAGGAAGAATTCCCCGCGGTTCATATCCTCCACTGAGAAGAAATCCTCCCTGACCCCCAGGAGTATGCCTCCAGACAGCCCAGACGCTGGCAGCCATTGCCATGCAAACGGGTGTCGAGAAAGCCCCTGTAACTCCTGAATGGAGAAGTCCTGACGAATCGTCTCCTGAAGACCTACTATGTCGATATCTTCCTGCCGGATGTAGTCAATCAGTTGGCGTCGGCGGCCCAAGTTGCCGAAGCCCCTAATGTTCTAGCATAGGAGCTTCATATAGGAACCTCGCCGATGTCACTAGGCCCCTCGGGTGGGCCGAGATAGCCCTCCCACCAAGTGCGGGATTGGGCATTTGTTTCGATGGACGGCCGCGACGCCCCCGCTTAATGTGGGCATCACCTGCCATGTCAGCGCTAACACCTCGAACTACCATCATCTGTTCAGAGGGATGGAGTCGCATAGGTGGCCTTCCTCGCAGGGCCCTCCCTACTTGAGGGCCACTGGGGGTGTCAAGCCGGGACGGCGGCCGGCTCAGGCCTGATCCAACCCCGGGCTTTCTATGCCCAGAGCCAGATGGGGCCGAGGCATCCATAGCCCGCTGTTCGGCACGGGCACGAGCCTCAGCCAGCGCACCATCGAGCCGCTCTTTGGCACAAATGGCCGAAATATGCTCAAGACAGGGACCCTTCTCACCTCGAAACACAATATCACAGTCTGGTGCAACGTCACCAAGGTGTGCCAGCGGCACCGAATCAAGAACCACAAATCGAGAACCGGAATATGAAGGATCCAAGGAACCAGAGGGAGGGGGTGGTGTCGTACCTAGAGTGAGGTCGCGTGCTACCGCACGCATGGCCGCCATCTCGGGAACCGTCGAGACGCGGCCATCCGGAAGGGTCCGGGACCGACAGAGACGGGCGCTTTGCCTAGACGCCACAGCCGAAGAAGCCACCAACCGGGTGTCAGAGCTAGGCACAGGAGAGTCGGCGTAGACCGTGCCCAACCCCTCACATGTGCCCAACCCCAAGCGAGACGGTGGTGGCGTAGCAGGAACCAGTGCCGGGGACCCCACAGCTAGTGAGGGTGGGGTCCCAGGTGAGCGATAGTAGCACACCACCCCGGGTGAGCGTGGGGAGGACGACGGGCACACATCCATCCCCACACTAGCAGTATCGTCCTCTTGATCCAGGGTCGTCGAAGGTGCCAGTGAAGTGGGCCTCCCCACCGCAGGTGGCGGCGACGCCAGCCCGCGTCCAGTGAGGGTGAGAGCGGCAGCCCTGGGTGGCCCTGACCCCGCCCCACCAACGCGGTCCAGGCTCTGCCGATCGGAGTCCTGCGCTAGAAGGACACCATCATCCTCGGACGATGACTCATCGGAGCCATCATCGCCCCCGTCGTGCCGGTCGTCGGAGGGAGCCGGAGGGGGGAGGCGAGATCACTCCTGATCGGCTCTCGAGCTCCTCCAGGTCGACCTCGTAGGTGATACGCCTGCCCTTCTTGCCAAAGTAGAAGATCAAGGAAAGGCCGTCCACATCAGCCGGCATAGGGCATAGAACCTCAATACGGGCCGGACCATCTCCCTCCAGGGAGGCGAGGTCAACAGATAAGAGCTTGCCCACCGGCTCCGAGACTGCCTTGAGAATGTGCTCAAGCTTGCCCCCTTTAGGGGCGAGCCTGCTTCCCTTGGGAAGCTCGTATACAAGCACCCATACCGAGGTGAGCGGTGGAACCGAGTCCGGTTCCGCGACGGCCTCCTTGGCGGAGATGAGAAACTTGTTGAGCGGGCATCTAATGTTGTCGTGGGTGCAGACACGAAGAAGCTCAGCTGAAGGGAACGGCACCAAGAGGACCAACGGTGCCGTCTCAGTGACGACCCAAGAAAAGCCACTGTCGCGGTAGTCACCGATGTAAGCCGCCAACTCGTCATGGATGAGGCCCACAGTAACCACGACTGACAGCGGCAGGGTCTGTCCAGGAACGAGAGAGACCGTCGCCAAGTGTGGCCTGACAGGCTCCTCCTGCAGCTCCGCGTCAAGGTAGTAGAAGCCACAGCCCTCAGTCCCATACCCCAAGTATGCAAGAGTCATGGGGCAACGGGGAGGCGCCGGGCACTCAGAGCGGAAGTGGCCTGTGCATCCACAGCTGATGCACATCGTCTCCTCCCGAGACCTGGACCGCCCGCTCCTAGCCGGAGGCGGCACCGGAGCCTCCTGCTCTGGTCCAGGGAGGACGGGACGCACGTCAGGCACCGCCCCATCCCCAAAGGAAGGTCCTTGCTAGGCGCgcttcttcttattcttgttcttcttcttccagagCGAGAGCTCGGGCGGGCCGAGAGCATCTTCAAAGCGCCGAGGCGGGGAGTACCGAGGCATGTCGTCCGATGGGCGTTTCCAATCCTGGGAGTCAGCACCACCACTGCGCCGCGCACCATCAGCACCCCGACGCGGCCTTGCCTCAGCTAACTGCTCACGTGGGACCTCCCGAGGGTCACGCACAGCTGGCTCCAACGAACGTTGCCGGTCACGCGAGCTGCCACGGGTCTCCTGGACGAAGGGACGGTCACTGCGCGAGGAGGAGCCTTCCCGGGAGCGTTGTCCGCCGCCAGGCCGGGCCTCCAGTTCGCGACAAAGAGCCACTTCCCGCGCCTCATCAGTGGCCCGCCGGTGTGCGGCATCCTGGCGGCGGAGGTTGCCCGGAGACCAAGGTAGAGGGAGGCGGGGGTCGCGCTCAGGATCTCTCGACGGGGGAGGGCGGCGGAGGGAGGTGCCCGCATAGTAGCCGGAAGCACGGTCCCGACGCAGGGCAACCATCGATTTCGGGCCAGAATCAGCAGAATCCGGGGGAACGGCCGCTTCGGTTGAGCCAGCCCGTCCCCTTGCTCCCTGGCCATCAGGACCTCAAGATAGGAGCGAGTGGAGGGGCGACAGAGGGAGGCGGAGAGGCGGGGAGCAGCACTGGCGGGGGCGGCGCGGTGGACGGCGGCTGTACGGGCATAGACAGGAGATCGAGGAAGGAAGGGGGCGTCAGGGGAGGAAGAGATCCAACAGAGTTGCTAAACCGCTCCACCTCGCCCCTGGTAGCGGGCCATCCTATCCGCGGGTCGGCTGCGTTCCGTTGGATCCAGATCCAGCGATCTGGATCGGCGCAAGCTGCCACGACCTGACGGCTAGGTCAACTGCCATCTGGGCCGTATGGGCCATCTGGGATGCAGGTCTCTCCGAGGGCGCGTCTGAAGGGAATCCCAGGCCCCCGCAGGCCGGCCCACTCTGTAGGTCAGCGTCGGCCCACGAAGCAGAGCCGCCCACGCGGGGCCAGACCAGGCGCTCCTCCCCCTTGTAGGGGTCGCAGCCGCCGTCCATGGCAGCGGCGAGCTCCGGGAACCCCGGCGTACCACCTCGTCGCGGGACCCCTCCCAATGGCGCCCTAGGCCAGGCGACCGCCGCGCGAACCCGGCGGACGGCGCCGCCATAGTTCCGGCGGCCGAGCCCAACACTGCCTGCAGCCTAAATGCACGAGGCAGAGATGGCGCCGCTGGAGAAGCCGGAGAAGCAACACCCGAGGCTGCGGAGCCCCGTTGCCGGGCCGAGCGCGCCACCGCAAGAAACTCCCCGAGGACTGGTGGAGCCAGGGAGATAGGGAGCTCCACCCGGCCGTCCGCCTCGTTGGCACCAGCCATGTCCGCCCAGGAGACGGCGGAACGGGCGATGCACAGGGTCGGGGCCGGCCGCGGTCCAGCGACACCACGACCGGGCGGGACGGTCGCACCAGCGGCAGCCATCGCGCAGGCGGCGAGCGCTGATCCTTGGCGGCGCAGAACAGGCGAGGCAAATTCAAAATCGCCTCCGCTCCCGCACCGTTGAGCAGTCAACCCTCGACGCTCCTTGCATCTTTGTTCTTAAAAATAAAAATCATCCTAAACGTGTTAGCCTAGGAAAAAAGgcgaaccaacttgtggttggatggttattAGAAGGACAATGGCCCCAGTCCACCAGGGTTCAAGTTCTAGACTTGACGctggtgctcgcatttttctgtatttatttcaggccttctgccaaatgtgcgttcagtgggagaagATCGTCGACGACGAAAGCATCTGTGacgacttcatcaatctcaagatgatgtgtcaGCTCAGcttctcggaggtgctcatagggataggataTGCGTGTGTGCGTCATAGGGATAGGGATGGATGCATGTGCGTATGTATGAGTGTCTGTGTTTATACTGTGTTAAAAGAACCAGACCAAGAAGAAATCTTAGACCCTAGACGCCTACTCCGGTTTAAGAAAAATAAATAACCGTcggcaaaaagaaaaaagaaacaaagaaccGGCCTCAATTTCTTTGCTGAAAACCCATTCTCAAGTGCAAGCCCTACCGTAACGCCTGGCCTTCTGTCCCGGCGAGCCCAACGTAAGAGCCACGAAACAAACGATCGTGCTCGTGGCGGCAAACTTGGGAGTAGGCGTGGCCGCCACGGTTTTGGTTCCTACAAGTAGCGTGCTGATGGGCCACGAAGCCCACCTCGCCtcccgctgccgcctcctcctccactggGACCTTTTGCCTTGGTCTCTCCTTCTGTGCTGCTCCCGCGATCTCTGCGGGCGCCAACCGTAAGGATCCTCTGTTTCTTCTTCAAGAAAATACTTGAATGCTTTGGTTCGTCGATCTTACTGTTCGTTTCCCTCTTCGATTGCCACCGTGCAGACCTGAGATCGAGCGAGGCTAGCGGCGAGCCGTGTCAACATGGCACTGGTGAGTGTTTCTTCATTCGACTCTGTTCGTTCCATGTTCTTAGTTTAGGCTTTTCTTGCGCCATTGGATTACGGAGAGAGTAGTTAATCCAGTGGTTGCTGTGTGGTTTGAACTTGATCTGGCGATCGTGTTCGTTTCCCGTCATAATTGTCATGATCTCGGGCTCGGCACTAGATTATTCGTTCGTTGGGGTTATCATACTTGCCATGAACTGATGTATAGAGCCTGTCTGCTCCTGCTGCATTGGCTAACGATGTATTCCTTGCCATCGTTCTGTTCCCTTCAAGAGGGGATCAATCGGGGTCGGCTTGCCCAACCATAGCTAATTCAGTGATCTCGTTAGTTTGCCTGGACTATTCTGTTTATTTTGGTTGATTCATCAACCCCTTTTCTGTTGGTAACATTGCATCCCGTTGTCATAGTTCTCATATTCTCATTAAATCATAGTATCATTACCACCCTTTCTCATAGTTCTAATATTCTCACTTTTTGTATCGGCTACATAATTTTGTATTTGCGTAGGTGCTGCATGCTGGCAGTGGAAACAAGAATGTGTTTAAGGCACTCATTGCCGCTGAATACAGCGGCGTCAATGTTGAGTTGGTGAAGGATTTTCAGATGGGTGTCTCCAACCATACTCCAGACTTTCTCAAGATGAATCCTATCGGAAAGGTATGCACCAAATCTTCTTCAGAAGATTGATGCAATGATACAAATCTAATAATGGCTGCTTCTTTTGCAGGTTTCTGTTCTTGAGACTACTGGCGGTCCTGTTTTTAAGAGCAATGCTATCGCACGATATGGTAAAATAGCAACCAAATGATGCTTCTTTAATATTTCATGGACACTTATTTTGATTCAGTGATTAACTCTGTCTCCCTCATCTTCCTAAAGTTGCTCGCATGAAGGCTGACAACCCACTTTACGGATCTTCACTCGTGGAATACGTGAGTGTTGTTTGATATTCATTCCATACATTTACTTATCAATTGTACTTGTTCTTAAGAGTTTTTTGTTCTGTTCAGTCGCACATTGAGCAATGGATTGACTTCTCTACCACGGAGGTTGATGCTAACATTGGAAAATGGCTGTACCCACGTCTAGGATTCTACCCATATGTTGCAGTGGTAAGTGTGGCTATGAGGTGATCATGTACAATATGTTCTTTACATTGAAAAATGTGGGTCTAATCTTCTTTTGCCCCAACAGATAGAGGACACATTTATTACTGCCTTGAAGAGAGCATTGGGTGCCCTTGACACACACCTTGCTTCAAACACATATCTTGTTGGGCATTCCGTGACTCTTGCTGATATTGTGATGGCATGCAACCTTTACCATGGCTTCACTCGGATCATGACCAAGAGTTTCACATCCGAGTTCCCTCACGTGGAAAGGTACTTCTGGACCATGGTTAACCAGCCAAACATGAAGAAGGTCATGGGGGATGTGAAGCAGGCAGAGTCTGTCCCACCAGTTCAAAACAAGGCTGCGGCACCAAAGGAGCAAAAGCCCAAGGATGCCAAGAAGGAAACAAAGAAGAAGGAAGCCAAGAAGGAGGCCCAGAAGCTAGAGCCAGTTGAaaaagcagaggaggaagaagcggCACCAAAACCAAAGCCAAAGAATGCTCTTGATTTGCTTCCTCCAAGCAAAATGATCCTTGATGAATGGAAGAAGTTGTACTCCAACACCAAGACCAACTTCCGGGAGGTTGCCATAAAAGGTCAGTTCCATTCTAAAATCCGGTAAAAAAATTGCAACCACATCAAGTTACTCATCTTCTCTCTGTGCTGCAGGCTTCTGGGATATGTATGACCCGGAGGGCTACTCCCTGTGGTTCTGCGACTTCAAGTACAACGAGGAGAACACCGTGTCCTTCGTGACCATGAATAAGGTGGGCGGATTCCTGCAGCGGATGGACCTGTGCCGCAAGTACGCCTTCTGGAAAATGCTTGTGATAGGCTCCGAGCCACCCTTCAAGGTCAAGGGGCTTTGGCTCTTCCGTGGCCCTGAGATCCCCCAGTTTGTCATGGACGAGGTGTACGACATGGCCCTCTATGACTGGGCAAAGGTTGATCTCTCTGATGCGGCGCAGAAGGAGCGTGTCAGCGCCATGATCGAGGACCTTGAGCCGTTTGAGGGCGAGGCGCTGCTGGACGCGAAATGCTTCAAGTGATCTATTCTCTTTGCGCCGTGGGGCTGAGGAGATGAGCTGTTTAGGTTTTGGTCATTGTTAGTTAAAAGTTATGGATAATAGTAGTTGATACTATCTGGTTGTACTAGTTAATTTTTTGCGCTATTAAAAGAATTCTGGTCAGATTTTAGTTAAAAGAAACTGGAGAAGTTTGTGTCTGTCTAGTCTATGATAATTGATTACACTGCTGTGGACATGGGATTCTTTTTTGAGGGAGTGGATATGGGATTTGGTTTGTTGTTTGCTCTGGTGGTGAATGCTTGGAGCTGCTATGTGGTTTATTCAGGTGTATCTGGAGTCCGAGTTATGTGTAGTTCCTGCTTAGCTTTTTGTTCTGATGGCTTGAAAAATTGCTTTTAATCTAAAATAACGAAGTGCAGGACATCCAGATTTAAAAttgatactcccttcgttcctaaatatttgtctttttagatatttcaacaagtgactacatactctacatacgaagcaaaatgagtgaatctacgctttAAAATATGCCTACATGCATCTATATGTTgtgttcatttgaaatgtctagaaagacaaatatttgggaacggagggagtattaaacaaCTGGACGCCCAGGAAAACATGACAACTCCATAAAAAAGAATTGTCGCCCCTGATTGGAAAAATAATGAGTATTGACTATTTCATCACATCAATACATCATTACACCAAAAGAAGGCATGGTAATATGAATCTCCATTTTCAAAATGTGATAAAAGAGGATGCATTTTATCGAAGCGATAACTGAAAGTATTAATATGTATTCATAGAGATTGTGATGCCAAGTAACATCTGCATACATGATATACAAGACTGCATGTGCTAAATATAAGCCTGCATTTTTCGCGGACATAAAAAACTTTTGGTTCCCTTTTTTTCCTTTCCATTTTCTGTTTTAAACCAACAAAAATCAAGATCCTATCTTTGTAGTGAATTCTGATTCTCAGAATCACCCCCACCCTGCTCCAAATACAGAACTGAACAATTATTTACCATGGCACAGAGCACTTCGTGTTGCGCCACATTTTCTTCACTTGGAACTAACACGCTACGCTTTCTTCAGCACCACCTTCGCGCTGCTGCAGACAATTTTCACACAAGGATATGCAGAACCTTTGTCCATACGCATCCATACAGCAGAGATCTTGAATACATCTCCACGGGCTTCAACATGAAAAACTTGGTCCATGTAGTAGCATAAATACttatatttttcttctttttttgcgttTATCCAGATATTTGTCTCACAAATTGTCAGAGGCTTTCTGTAGCAAGTAGCCGCTGTAATTTCTTTAGCGGTGACAAGAGCTGGGAGAACGATGGTCGTTTGCTTGGATCGCTGCACCAAAGATCGATGAGGTGACTGACAGTGAGGCAAGTAGCAgcaaaaggagaaaataaaagtaGAGAAAAGCGGCATATATTATTTCAAAACGATCTGTTATCTTACTTGTCCCAACATGAAGATATTATGCTAGCAACCAGTGGATCAACCTCTTTGGGAATGTCTAGTCGTTTGTTCTGGAACCCAACTGCTCCGACAACTTGCATTGGATTCAGCCCGCTCCAAGGTACACGCAACGTTGCTAATTCCCATAGGATTACTCCAAAACTGTAGACATCACACCTGATGCCAGCATTCAATTTTCTATCAGCACAAAAGCATGGGAGGAACAGGAGAAGAGCAACATGACTTCGGAAAACTGAACTCACATCTCATTAGCTGGCTCATTACGCAGGACCTCTGGTGCCATCCACTCTGGCTGTAGGCCAACAGGAAAAATAGTCACGATAAGTTATTTACAGCAGATACACACCAGCTGAACAAGGAAAATGTGGGAGGCAATATGCCATTTGTTGGACCGAACCAATGAATCAGTAAATGATTCTAGATGAACGGAGTATTGCACAAGAGCCAAACATAACAAAACAAAAGCATAAGTAAAAAGATCAAGGATATTACTGTTCCAGCTGTCGACTTGGAGGAAAGAAAAGTGTGATGCTTCAACCTTGACATCCCAAAATCTGACACCTGCATGGTAAAATACATATGTACTCTGTAAATAAAAGAAAGGATAGGATAGGCATTAATTCCTGCAATAAAACTGTTATTCCTCTGCAGTTGTTCAGTATTGCACTGTTAAGTTTCA
This window contains:
- the LOC123129577 gene encoding elongation factor 1-gamma 2, whose amino-acid sequence is MSAQETAERAMHRVGAGRGPATPRPGGTVAPAAAIAQAASADPWRRRTGEWEKIVDDESICDDFINLKMMCQLSFSEVLHAGSGNKNVFKALIAAEYSGVNVELVKDFQMGVSNHTPDFLKMNPIGKVSVLETTGGPVFKSNAIARYVARMKADNPLYGSSLVEYSHIEQWIDFSTTEVDANIGKWLYPRLGFYPYVAVIEDTFITALKRALGALDTHLASNTYLVGHSVTLADIVMACNLYHGFTRIMTKSFTSEFPHVERYFWTMVNQPNMKKVMGDVKQAESVPPVQNKAAAPKEQKPKDAKKETKKKEAKKEAQKLEPVEKAEEEEAAPKPKPKNALDLLPPSKMILDEWKKLYSNTKTNFREVAIKGFWDMYDPEGYSLWFCDFKYNEENTVSFVTMNKVGGFLQRMDLCRKYAFWKMLVIGSEPPFKVKGLWLFRGPEIPQFVMDEVYDMALYDWAKVDLSDAAQKERVSAMIEDLEPFEGEALLDAKCFK